One Actinosynnema pretiosum DNA segment encodes these proteins:
- a CDS encoding tyrosine-type recombinase/integrase → MRQHDGHVFTTVQNTPIDPTNLTHTFTALISKSSLRRIRFHNLQHSTAALLPEQGVELFVIKELPDHARIGVTATVYAHVRLRLQRDAIDLPGRALQHSDDVIGQTGDHGEPPP, encoded by the coding sequence ATGCGGCAGCATGACGGGCACGTGTTCACCACTGTGCAGAACACGCCGATCGACCCGACCAACCTCACCCACACCTTCACCGCGCTCATCAGCAAGAGCAGCCTCCGCCGCATCCGGTTCCACAACCTCCAGCACTCGACCGCAGCGCTGCTGCCGGAACAAGGCGTCGAACTCTTCGTGATCAAGGAACTCCCCGACCACGCTCGCATCGGCGTCACCGCCACCGTTTACGCCCACGTCAGGCTCCGTCTCCAGCGCGATGCCATCGACCTTCCCGGCCGCGCCCTCCAGCACTCTGACGACGTCATCGGCCAGACCGGTGACCACGGCGAACCGCCACCCTGA
- a CDS encoding SUKH-3 domain-containing protein yields MSGYDDASRQQKLLDAFPGASRVDVGSASVDHVSRLYELAGYEVGAELRGFLEEYRECSILWMYREMEDGVRIDAERALSFYPGNIRVFSQRVGRPLIPIGSAFETEEVVLIASDGDVFLAGDPGIQYVGNGFKQSMQAMISGNWDKTFF; encoded by the coding sequence ATGAGTGGATACGATGACGCTTCTCGGCAACAGAAATTGCTTGATGCCTTCCCTGGTGCAAGCCGGGTAGATGTTGGTTCAGCTTCGGTCGATCATGTGTCCAGACTCTACGAATTGGCTGGTTACGAAGTAGGGGCAGAATTGCGCGGATTTCTCGAAGAGTATCGAGAGTGTTCCATTTTGTGGATGTACCGCGAAATGGAGGATGGCGTGCGAATCGACGCAGAAAGGGCCCTTTCTTTCTATCCCGGCAACATACGCGTATTTTCTCAGAGGGTAGGGCGTCCTCTGATTCCCATCGGCTCTGCGTTCGAGACCGAAGAAGTGGTATTGATTGCGAGCGATGGAGACGTATTTCTCGCTGGGGATCCCGGAATTCAATATGTTGGTAATGGATTTAAGCAGTCTATGCAGGCGATGATTTCTGGAAATTGGGACAAGACGTTTTTCTGA